A single region of the Salarchaeum japonicum genome encodes:
- a CDS encoding NRDE family protein, which produces MCTLILAWRAFPDAPVVVAANRDESVNRPSTPPRVRDWERPALAPADERAGGTWMGVTDTRLFVGITNRRADGVEGERSRGLLVRDALEEPTADAARDRVRAELDEHDYDGFNLVLADADDAVRLSWDGTLTEERLDPGVHVVVNTGYAPPERAPAVRDALPPTDGDPDAWLDETKAVLRDHDVGACVHHEDRGFGTRSSSLVRIDSAGDVRFDYADGPPCRTKYDPADDRNGHI; this is translated from the coding sequence GTGTGCACCCTGATACTCGCGTGGCGGGCGTTCCCGGACGCGCCCGTGGTGGTCGCCGCGAACCGCGACGAATCGGTGAACCGGCCCTCGACGCCGCCCCGGGTTCGCGACTGGGAGCGCCCGGCGCTCGCGCCCGCCGACGAGCGGGCGGGCGGGACGTGGATGGGCGTCACCGACACCCGACTGTTCGTCGGCATCACGAACCGGCGCGCCGACGGCGTGGAGGGCGAGCGCTCGCGCGGCCTGCTCGTCAGGGACGCGCTCGAAGAACCCACCGCTGACGCGGCCCGCGACCGCGTCCGCGCGGAACTCGACGAGCACGACTACGACGGCTTCAACCTCGTGCTCGCGGACGCCGACGACGCCGTCCGCCTCTCCTGGGACGGCACGCTCACCGAGGAGCGACTCGACCCCGGCGTCCACGTCGTCGTGAACACCGGATACGCGCCGCCCGAACGCGCGCCCGCCGTCCGCGACGCCCTCCCGCCGACTGACGGCGACCCCGACGCCTGGCTGGACGAGACCAAGGCGGTGCTGCGCGACCACGATGTCGGCGCGTGCGTCCACCACGAAGACCGCGGGTTCGGCACGCGCTCGTCCTCGCTCGTCCGCATCGACAGCGCCGGCGACGTGCGCTTCGACT